The Mycolicibacterium flavescens genome has a segment encoding these proteins:
- a CDS encoding major facilitator superfamily transporter has protein sequence MTAEATAPPQERGALGLMFDPVFGALFWGKIFSVVAVWTHGIVAAIVMFDATRSALMVGLVGVVQFAPQLILSPMSGKWADTGNPARQILLGRVLCVAGSGFTAVWLFADPAGHDISDAVPVLLGTLLVGFGFVVGGPAMQSIVPNLIRDGELSTAMALNSFPMTIGRIVGPAAGAYIAAHLGAGAAFAVSAVLHLVFAFFLLAVRFPAPPTRLADTDYRVRVALRYVWRDRPLLLALLAVTTVGLASDSSITLTPSLADELGGGASLVGTLSAVFGVGAAVGMATLALLRGRIASQNVSAIGLAGLGFGCAVLAAAPVTAVAIAGFVLAGLGFGWAMTGLSTVVQERAPEPLRGRIMALWLVGFLGSRPIAAAVLGGAADVFNVQVAFGVAMVFCATAALWCRPAKLAGPLPSHV, from the coding sequence ATGACCGCCGAAGCCACCGCCCCACCGCAGGAACGCGGCGCGCTGGGGTTGATGTTCGATCCGGTGTTCGGCGCGTTGTTCTGGGGAAAGATCTTCTCGGTCGTGGCGGTCTGGACGCACGGCATCGTCGCCGCGATCGTGATGTTCGACGCGACGCGGTCAGCCCTCATGGTGGGGTTGGTCGGCGTCGTCCAGTTCGCGCCCCAGCTGATCCTCAGCCCCATGAGCGGCAAGTGGGCCGACACCGGCAACCCCGCGCGGCAGATCCTGCTCGGCCGGGTGTTGTGTGTGGCCGGTTCCGGATTCACGGCGGTGTGGTTGTTCGCCGACCCCGCAGGACACGACATCTCCGATGCCGTTCCCGTGCTCCTGGGCACCTTGCTGGTCGGGTTCGGCTTCGTGGTGGGCGGGCCGGCGATGCAGTCGATCGTGCCGAACCTCATCCGCGACGGTGAACTGTCGACGGCCATGGCGCTCAACAGCTTCCCCATGACCATCGGGCGCATCGTCGGCCCCGCGGCGGGCGCGTACATCGCCGCGCATCTGGGGGCCGGAGCCGCGTTCGCGGTCAGCGCGGTTCTGCATCTCGTGTTCGCGTTCTTCCTCCTCGCCGTGCGGTTCCCCGCACCGCCGACGCGGCTCGCCGACACCGATTACCGCGTGCGCGTGGCGCTGCGATACGTGTGGCGGGATCGCCCGCTGTTGCTGGCGCTGCTCGCGGTGACCACCGTCGGCCTGGCGTCCGACTCGTCGATCACACTGACCCCGTCGTTGGCCGACGAACTGGGCGGCGGGGCCAGCCTGGTCGGAACGCTGTCCGCGGTGTTCGGTGTAGGCGCGGCGGTCGGCATGGCGACCTTGGCGTTGCTGCGCGGCCGGATCGCGTCGCAGAACGTGTCGGCGATCGGGCTGGCAGGGCTCGGGTTCGGGTGTGCGGTGCTCGCGGCCGCGCCGGTGACCGCGGTGGCCATCGCGGGGTTCGTCCTTGCCGGACTGGGTTTCGGTTGGGCGATGACCGGGCTGAGTACCGTCGTGCAGGAGCGGGCGCCCGAGCCGTTGCGCGGGCGCATCATGGCGCTCTGGCTGGTCGGCTTCCTCGGTTCACGTCCCATCGCCGCGGCCGTGCTCGGCGGCGCGGCCGACGTGTTCAACGTGCAGGTGGCC
- the ltaE gene encoding threonine aldolase, protein MTSRLHDPDWRGFASDNNAGVHPEVLAALAAANGGHQPAYGQDAYTARLQEVIGEHFGAGAEVYPVFNGTGANVVALTSVLPRWGAVVSASTAHIHTDEAGAPERMTGIKLLTVPTTDGKLTPQLVAREAWGWGDEHRAQPLAVSITQTTEMGTVYTPDEVQAVADFAHANGMAVHMDGARLWNAAAALGVPFRAFTTDAGVDVLSLGGTKNGLLGAEAVVVLDTARAHGLKYLRKLTMQLASKMRFTSVQLLTLFENDLGLRSAAHANAMTARLRSALEAHIAEGRLTGLAFTQLSPANAIFASLPTDAADRIRERVRFYDWDRSRGEVRWMTAWDTTEADVDEFVTAILAEL, encoded by the coding sequence GTGACGTCGCGTCTGCACGATCCCGACTGGCGAGGCTTCGCCAGCGACAACAATGCCGGCGTGCATCCGGAGGTGCTCGCCGCCCTGGCCGCCGCCAACGGCGGCCACCAACCCGCATACGGGCAGGACGCGTACACCGCGCGGTTGCAGGAGGTGATCGGCGAACACTTCGGCGCGGGCGCCGAGGTCTACCCGGTCTTCAACGGCACCGGCGCGAACGTGGTTGCGCTGACCAGTGTTCTGCCGCGCTGGGGCGCCGTCGTCAGCGCGTCGACGGCCCACATCCACACCGACGAAGCGGGCGCTCCCGAGCGCATGACCGGGATCAAGCTGCTGACGGTGCCTACCACCGACGGCAAGCTGACCCCCCAACTCGTCGCCCGCGAGGCGTGGGGTTGGGGTGACGAGCATCGGGCCCAGCCGCTTGCGGTGAGCATCACGCAGACGACCGAGATGGGCACCGTGTACACGCCGGACGAGGTGCAGGCGGTGGCGGACTTCGCCCACGCCAACGGGATGGCGGTGCACATGGACGGGGCGCGGCTGTGGAATGCGGCAGCGGCGCTCGGCGTGCCGTTCCGGGCGTTCACCACGGATGCGGGGGTCGACGTCCTCAGCTTGGGCGGCACGAAGAACGGCCTGCTCGGCGCCGAGGCGGTGGTCGTGCTCGATACAGCCCGTGCTCACGGGCTGAAGTATCTGCGGAAACTGACGATGCAGCTGGCGAGCAAGATGCGCTTCACTTCGGTGCAGCTGCTGACGCTGTTCGAGAACGACCTCGGCCTGCGCAGCGCCGCGCACGCGAACGCGATGACGGCGCGGCTGCGCTCGGCCCTCGAGGCCCACATCGCCGAGGGACGGCTGACCGGGCTCGCATTCACCCAGTTGAGCCCGGCGAACGCGATCTTCGCGTCGCTGCCGACCGATGCGGCCGACCGCATTCGCGAGCGGGTGCGGTTCTACGACTGGGACCGCTCGCGCGGCGAGGTGCGCTGGATGACGGCGTGGGACACCACCGAGGCCGACGTCGACGAGTTCGTGACGGCGATCCTCGCCGAGCTGTGA
- a CDS encoding transcriptional regulator, translated as MIIAGLDFVADICMCYAYLVAPSRYDQLDELLTRIAVARQRPGWRNRLLDGAGPVTSASTLRVLRAVEQCQQLSGGASIRDVADFLAVDHSTASRSVAAVVAAGLVTKTFAADDQRRCMLVLTEAGHEASQTVTDRRRELVAEMIEDWPDASVDTLVDLLDRLAERFEGASAR; from the coding sequence ATGATCATCGCCGGCCTCGATTTCGTCGCAGATATATGTATGTGCTATGCATACTTAGTGGCGCCGTCACGATACGACCAACTCGACGAACTGCTGACCCGCATCGCGGTCGCGCGGCAGCGGCCCGGTTGGCGGAATCGTCTTCTCGACGGCGCAGGCCCCGTGACCAGCGCGTCGACCCTGCGGGTGCTGCGCGCGGTCGAGCAGTGCCAGCAGCTTTCCGGCGGCGCCTCCATCCGCGACGTCGCCGACTTCCTTGCCGTCGACCACTCCACCGCGAGCCGGTCGGTGGCCGCCGTCGTCGCCGCAGGCCTGGTGACGAAGACGTTCGCCGCCGACGATCAGCGCCGCTGCATGCTCGTGCTGACCGAAGCCGGACACGAGGCCTCGCAGACGGTGACCGACCGCAGGCGTGAACTGGTCGCCGAGATGATCGAGGACTGGCCCGACGCCAGCGTCGACACCCTGGTCGATCTACTCGACCGGTTGGCCGAACGGTTCGAAGGGGCGTCGGCCCGATGA